A region of uncultured Desulfobacter sp. DNA encodes the following proteins:
- the lepA gene encoding translation elongation factor 4, translating into MKYDPLHIRNFSIIAHIDHGKSTLSDRLIQLSGIIEDRDMKEQILDSMDIERERGITIKSQTVSLPYTAPDGGKFLLNLIDTPGHVDFSYEVSRALASCEGALILADASQGVEAQTLANLYLAMEHELDILPIINKIDLPSAAIEWVKDQIDEDMGLDSEQALLVSAKMGTGVDKVFQAIVDRIPGPTVENTGAFKALIFDSHYDPFRGVIIHFRIFEGSIKKGDWIEFMSNDATYKVEEVGLFQIKRNPQESLEAGQVGYFIAGIKLISDVKIGDTVTMPDKRCDKALGGFREPTPVVFSSMYPVAADDYEELTQALEKLKLNDASLIYEKDSSAALGFGYRCGFLGLLHLEVVQERLEREYDISLILTSPSVQYEITYASGEVKIIDNPTEYPDPTEIKCVREPIIKASIIVPDKYMGNVMQVCHEFRGISTNYQYLTSNRMEMKFILPLAEVVYEFYDRLKSVTQGYGSFDYVIAGYQETNLVKLDFLINGERVDALSMLIHRDKAETKARAACKKLREEIPKQQFKIPIQGAIGGKIIARETISAFRKDVTAKCYGGDISRKRKLLEKQKKGKKRMKMVGSVEIPQSAFLSVLKSD; encoded by the coding sequence TTGAAATACGATCCGCTTCACATTAGAAATTTTTCTATTATTGCGCATATTGATCACGGTAAATCCACGTTGTCTGACCGGCTGATTCAGCTGTCCGGTATTATAGAAGATCGGGATATGAAAGAACAGATCCTGGACTCCATGGATATAGAGCGGGAAAGAGGGATCACCATAAAATCCCAGACCGTATCCCTTCCCTATACGGCACCTGACGGTGGCAAGTTTCTGCTGAACCTCATTGATACACCCGGACATGTGGATTTTTCCTATGAAGTGTCACGGGCTCTTGCTTCCTGTGAAGGCGCCTTAATACTGGCCGACGCATCCCAGGGGGTGGAGGCCCAGACCCTGGCCAACCTGTACCTGGCCATGGAGCATGAACTTGATATCCTTCCGATTATCAATAAAATTGACCTTCCTTCGGCGGCAATTGAATGGGTTAAAGACCAGATTGATGAGGATATGGGTCTTGACAGTGAACAGGCCCTGCTTGTGTCTGCAAAGATGGGAACAGGTGTTGATAAAGTTTTTCAAGCCATTGTTGACAGGATCCCCGGGCCCACTGTGGAAAACACAGGTGCTTTTAAAGCTCTGATATTTGACTCTCACTATGATCCTTTTAGGGGCGTTATCATTCATTTCAGAATCTTTGAGGGAAGCATAAAAAAAGGGGACTGGATAGAGTTCATGTCCAATGATGCGACCTACAAGGTAGAAGAAGTAGGACTGTTCCAGATCAAGCGTAATCCCCAGGAAAGCCTTGAAGCCGGCCAGGTTGGGTATTTTATTGCAGGGATAAAGCTTATATCCGACGTTAAAATCGGAGATACGGTGACCATGCCGGACAAACGGTGTGACAAGGCCCTGGGTGGTTTCAGGGAGCCCACGCCCGTGGTGTTTTCTTCCATGTACCCGGTGGCAGCCGACGATTATGAGGAACTGACCCAAGCCCTGGAAAAACTAAAGCTCAATGATGCCTCCCTGATTTATGAAAAGGACTCATCTGCCGCATTGGGGTTCGGGTACCGTTGCGGGTTCCTGGGGCTTTTGCACCTTGAGGTGGTACAGGAGCGCCTTGAACGGGAATACGATATTTCCCTTATTTTAACCTCACCTTCGGTCCAGTATGAAATCACCTATGCGTCAGGGGAAGTTAAGATCATTGACAACCCCACCGAATATCCTGATCCCACAGAAATCAAATGTGTCAGGGAACCCATTATCAAAGCCTCCATCATTGTGCCGGATAAATATATGGGAAATGTCATGCAGGTCTGCCACGAATTCCGAGGTATCAGCACCAATTATCAGTATCTGACCTCCAACCGCATGGAAATGAAATTTATCCTGCCCTTGGCCGAGGTGGTTTATGAATTTTATGACCGTCTTAAAAGTGTGACCCAGGGCTATGGGTCCTTTGATTACGTCATTGCGGGCTACCAGGAAACCAATTTAGTAAAGCTGGATTTTCTGATAAACGGAGAGCGTGTTGATGCGCTTTCAATGCTGATTCACCGGGACAAGGCAGAGACCAAGGCAAGGGCTGCCTGCAAAAAGCTGCGGGAGGAGATCCCAAAACAACAGTTTAAAATACCAATCCAGGGTGCCATTGGCGGCAAGATTATTGCCAGGGAAACCATTTCTGCCTTTCGTAAAGATGTTACGGCCAAATGTTATGGCGGTGATATTTCAAGAAAGCGCAAGCTTCTGGAAAAACAGAAAAAAGGTAAAAAAAGAATGAAGATGGTGGGATCTGTGGAGATTCCTCAGTCGGCATTTTTGTCAGTATTAAAGTCTGATTAG
- a CDS encoding diguanylate cyclase, translating into MAHAILIVDDDIAVKESVEEFLTLMTYEVKSAENAFQAIEILKTFQPDIVLTDIMMQGMDGLELTRLIREKYDSDVMVMTGYSADYSYEEAINAGASDFIFKPFRFEELDLRIRRMLREAAFKKERDKLLEDMKQLAITDGLTGLFNSRQFFHQIKQEIKRFQRYSRDLSLLLLDIDFFKAYNDTWGHLEGDRVLMSMGMIIASCLRSMDSAYRYGGEEFAVLLPETELQEACVVGNRIKENVEKAVFTPEDGVQTSVTVSLGAAQLINGEDFTSFIKRTDKALYHSKKNGRNQLTAAS; encoded by the coding sequence ATGGCCCACGCCATCCTTATTGTTGACGATGACATAGCCGTCAAGGAGTCCGTAGAAGAATTTTTAACACTGATGACCTATGAGGTCAAAAGTGCTGAAAATGCATTCCAGGCCATTGAAATCCTTAAAACTTTCCAACCCGATATTGTTTTAACGGATATCATGATGCAGGGGATGGACGGACTTGAACTGACACGACTGATCCGGGAAAAGTATGACAGTGATGTCATGGTCATGACCGGCTACTCTGCTGATTATTCCTATGAAGAGGCCATCAATGCCGGGGCCAGTGATTTTATTTTCAAGCCTTTCCGCTTTGAAGAACTGGATTTAAGAATCAGGCGGATGCTTAGAGAAGCCGCATTTAAAAAGGAAAGAGACAAGCTTTTAGAAGATATGAAACAGCTGGCCATAACCGACGGGTTGACCGGCCTGTTCAATTCCCGGCAATTTTTCCATCAGATCAAACAGGAAATAAAACGCTTCCAGCGCTACTCCAGGGATTTATCCCTCCTTTTGCTGGATATCGATTTCTTTAAAGCATACAACGACACCTGGGGGCACCTGGAAGGCGACAGGGTGCTCATGAGCATGGGCATGATCATCGCTTCATGCCTGCGCAGCATGGATTCCGCCTACCGTTACGGGGGTGAGGAATTTGCCGTACTGTTGCCGGAAACAGAGCTGCAGGAGGCCTGCGTGGTGGGCAACCGCATAAAAGAGAATGTTGAAAAAGCAGTATTCACACCGGAAGACGGTGTACAGACATCTGTGACTGTAAGCTTAGGGGCGGCACAACTCATTAATGGTGAAGACTTCACCTCTTTCATCAAACGCACGGACAAAGCACTATATCATTCCAAGAAAAACGGACGTAACCAGTTAACAGCAGCCAGTTAA
- the nadC gene encoding carboxylating nicotinate-nucleotide diphosphorylase — MDLTDQIIRLALFEDTCLGDVTTESIFPHPQEKTAIIVAKQDFILAGTDVAKKVFHAVDPSIACKIHFGDSDTIKKNDVIFTITGDIRSLLTAERVALNFLQRLSGIATLTRKFVNALDNPNVRLVDTRKTTPGWRKIEKDAVRAGGGFNHRFALYDGILIKDNHIAAAGSIAAAVFLARSRASHLMKVEVEVCDMSQVQQALDVRADVIMLDNMDIDSMTKAVALIGKRAVVEASGNVSIETLNAIAKTGVDVISCGALTHQAVSVDLSMRID; from the coding sequence ATGGATTTAACAGATCAGATCATCCGGCTGGCGCTTTTTGAAGATACCTGTCTTGGGGATGTAACAACGGAAAGTATTTTCCCTCATCCCCAGGAAAAAACAGCCATCATTGTGGCCAAACAGGACTTTATCCTGGCCGGAACGGATGTGGCAAAAAAGGTGTTCCATGCTGTAGATCCTTCAATCGCATGCAAAATTCATTTTGGTGATTCTGATACCATTAAAAAAAATGATGTCATCTTTACCATCACGGGAGACATCCGTTCCCTTCTGACCGCCGAACGTGTGGCCTTAAATTTTTTGCAACGGCTTTCCGGTATTGCAACCCTGACACGAAAATTTGTCAATGCACTGGATAATCCTAACGTCAGGCTGGTCGATACCCGAAAAACAACGCCGGGGTGGCGGAAAATTGAAAAAGACGCTGTCAGGGCAGGGGGGGGCTTTAACCACAGATTTGCCCTTTATGACGGCATTCTGATAAAGGATAACCATATTGCGGCTGCCGGCTCCATTGCGGCAGCCGTTTTCCTTGCCCGGAGCCGGGCCTCCCATCTGATGAAGGTGGAGGTGGAAGTCTGCGATATGTCCCAGGTTCAACAGGCCCTTGATGTCAGGGCTGATGTCATCATGCTCGACAATATGGATATTGACAGCATGACAAAAGCCGTAGCGTTGATAGGAAAACGTGCAGTGGTGGAAGCTTCGGGAAATGTCAGCATAGAGACGTTGAACGCTATTGCCAAAACCGGTGTGGATGTTATTTCCTGCGGCGCACTGACCCACCAGGCTGTTTCTGTTGACTTAAGTATGCGTATCGATTGA